One Amaranthus tricolor cultivar Red isolate AtriRed21 chromosome 1, ASM2621246v1, whole genome shotgun sequence DNA window includes the following coding sequences:
- the LOC130800387 gene encoding cyclic pyranopterin monophosphate synthase, mitochondrial, translating into MLLRRIPGRLSFSKRLFSTKNNHDLASSIAEFNKELEDIFGEPPSSGPIGSEASNHESASPETQLSSSPQESEQLCKLTHIGKQGEAQMVDVSLKGSTKRTAIASCKVLLGKTVFDLVSANQLAKGDVLSVAKIAGLIGAKQTSNLIPLCHNINLSHVHVDLALNHDDYSVDILGEASTTGKTGVEMEAMTAVSISGLTVYDMCKAASKHIEITNVRLESKTGGKSGDWTRKT; encoded by the exons ATGCTTTTAAGAAGGATTCCTGGGAGATTATCATTTTCCAAAAGATTATTCTCCACAAAGAATAACCATGATCTTGCTTCCTCCATTGCTGAATTCAATAAG GAATTGGAAGACATTTTTGGTGAACCTCCATCATCAGGTCCAATAGGTTCAGAAGCTAGTAATCATGAATCTGCAAGTCCGGAAACTCAACTTTCATCCTCTCCTCAAGAATCTGAACAATTATGTAAATTAACACACATCGGTAAACAAGGCGAGGCACAGATGGTGGATGTCTCTCTAAAGGGATCCACCAAGAGAACTGCCATTGCTAGCTGCAAAGTGTTATTGGGAAAGACGGTGTTTGATTTGGTCTCAGCAAATCAGTTAGCCAAGGGAGATGTTCTCAGTGTGGCAAAAATTGCAGGATTAATTGGGGCAAAGCAGACAAGCAACCTCATCCCTCTTTGCCATAACATTAACCTGTCACATGTGCACGTTGATTTGGCTCTGAATCATGATGATTACAGTGTTGATATACTAGGGGAAGCCTCTACTACCGGAAAGACTGGTGTCGAGATGGAAGCAATGACCGCTGTCTCCATCTCTGGATTAACTGTTTATGATATGTGCAAGGCTGCTTCAAAACATATTGAAATCACTAATGTGAGGCTCGAGAGTAAAACTGGTGGAAAGAGTGGTGATTGGACCAGGAAGACGTAA
- the LOC130800405 gene encoding uncharacterized protein LOC130800405 encodes MAAISTPTTHTLRTRTPRSWILSFRHFSPASFSFYSAASLSSAPSTSEEEDSGSHHSSNLSQSSNDQNPNKSKNLKPYFPKRGQTLELVCETLAFKGKGLCKVPETGFVLLCDRALPGERFLGRVTRKKGSYAEVAKLKTLSPHQDAVDAPCEYASYCGGCKTQHLSYEAQLKYKEQQVLELMIHVGKFSDKQPEFMSIMKPIVPCANQFHYRNKMEFSFSNRRWIPRELWEGEQAIGNDYALGLHAPGFFDKVLNVNKCFLQSEHANEVLLAVQDCWRDQSLGLSPYDVHSHAGFLKHLVIRTGRDVQSGKPEIMVNFVTSTYKPELLQPLVEKVSAITEVASIVNNINTSSGSTSIGEAEYVLYGKANIVEVLRGLTFQISANSFFQTNTQQAEVLYKLIEDVINLRGDGSEIVLDLFCGTGTIGLTLARRVKHVYGYEVVAQAIIDAHQNAELNGICNATFVQGDLNKIDENFGKNFPRPDVVISDPNRPGMHMKLIKFLLKLKAPQIVYVSCNPATCARDLDYLCHGSAEYKIEGCYRLRSVQPVDMFPHTPHIECVCLLELNE; translated from the exons ATGGCAGCCATAAGTACACCCACTACACACACTCTACGAACCAGAACTCCACGTTCATGGATTCTCTCATTCCGCCATTTCTCTCCTGCTTCGTTTTCTTTCTACTCTGCCGCTTCTCTTTCTTCTGCCCCTTCCActtctgaagaagaagattcTGGTTCTCACCACTCTTCAAATCTCTCACAATCTTCTAATGATCAAAATCCTAACAAAAGCAAAAACCTAAAACCATATTTCCCAAAAAGAGGGCAGACATTAGAGTTAGTGTGTGAGACTTTGGCGTTTAAAGGTAAAGGGCTTTGCAAGGTTCCTGAAACTGGGTTTGTTCTTTTGTGTGACCGTGCTCTTCCTGGTGAACGTTTCTTGGGTCGGGTTACCCGTAAAAAGGGTAGTTATGCTGAG GTGGCAAAGCTAAAAACTTTATCACCCCATCAGGATGCTGTGGATGCTCCTTGTGAATATGCTTCATATTGTGGAGGCTGTAAGACACAGCATCTGTCTTATGAGGCCCAACTGAAATATAAAGAGCAGCAAGTTTTGGAATTAATGATACATGTTGGGAAATTTTCTGATAAGCAGCCTGAGTTTATGAGCATCATGAAGCCCATTGTTCCATGTGCAAATCAGTTTCATTACAGAAACAAG ATGGAGTTCTCATTTAGTAATCGGAGATGGATACCACGTGAACTTTGGGAAGGGGAGCAAGCTATTGGGAATGACTATGCCCTAGGACTTCATGCTCCTGGCTTTTTCGATAAGGTTCTCAATGTCAACAAGTGCTTTTTGCAAAGTGAACATGCCAATGAG GTTCTCTTGGCAGTTCAAGATTGTTGGAGAGATCAGAGCCTAGGCCTTTCTCCTTATGATGTTCACTCACATGCTGGTTTTCTCAAGCATCTCGTGATTAGAACTGGCAG GGATGTCCAAAGTGGAAAGCCTGAAATTATGGTCAACTTTGTGACTTCAACATACAAGCCAGAGCTATTACAACCTCTAGTGGAGAAAGTTTCAGCCATCACTGAAGTG GCGAGCATTGTAAATAACATAAATACCTCAAGTGGAAGCACTTCAATTGGGGAGGCAGAATATGTTTTATATGGGAAAGCTAATATCGTAGAAGTATTAAGAGGACTGACGTTTCAGATATCAGCCAACTCATTCTTTCAGACAAATACACAGCAG GCGGAGGTTCTCTATAAACTAATTGAAGATGTCATAAACCTCAGAGGAGATGGCTCAGAGATAGTGTTGGATCTCTTTTGTGGAACAGGCACCATTGGTCTCACGCTTGCTAGAAG AGTTAAGCATGTATATGGTTATGAAGTAGTTGCTCAAGCCATCATTGACGCTCATCAAAATGCTGAACTGAATGGCATCTGTAACGCTACATTTGTCCAGGGTGACCTAAATAAAATTGATGAGAACTTTGGAAAGAATTTCCCGAGGCCTGATGTAGTGATTTCAG ATCCAAACCGTCCGGGAATGCACATGAAGCTGATCAAGTTTCTATTAAAGTTGAAGGCCCCTCAAATTGTCTATGTTTCTTGCAATCCCGCCACATGCGCTCGTGACCTTGATTACTTGTGTCATGGCTCA GCTGAATATAAAATAGAAGGATGCTATAGGTTACGGAGTGTCCAACCAGTAGACATGTTCCCTCACACTCCACACATTGAATGTGTCTGCTTGCTAGAGCTCAATGAATAA